In Melitaea cinxia chromosome 21, ilMelCinx1.1, whole genome shotgun sequence, the sequence ATAATAATCTACTGTTTAACGAGGCTAATGCTTGTTACGATTAAACTGCAAACAACTTCAAATTAATACGTCGTAATGTACTTTTTAAGGACTATTTAGTAGATTTTTATGATTTCGCTACTTACAAGTAAACAAACCCATTTTCGTTAAAACTAAGATCGTTATCGTACCCAATTATTGATGACTAAGTTCTTGtgaaattacgatgtcatgaaaatatattaaagatttgatTTGCAGAAATGcaaatgaaaaagtaaaaactaaaataaaataaatatttgattagtCACGTttgacattattaataaatgtacgATGATTGACAAAAGCGTAGGTGTTTcttagaattttaaattttaaacaccattttatataactagatgAGACTTCATGTTTGCTTCTGTTTCACCAGACTCGAATATCGTTACTTAACCGTCGCTCAGTTGGAATTTGATATTTTACGGCCTAATTTGATAACGTatgcataataattattaagtttaagtCGGACATTGTACCTAAGCTTCATTTATCAACAAAGGATATTTGTCAAATTTcttataatcaatattttttacagcTGTGTCAGCAAGATGGTCAGCTTTACGCGCTGCCGCCATACGTCGAGGAAGTGCAAGGCGTTTGCGTCGCGAGATCGCCGCGTTGAGAGAAACTCTTGACGACATCTGCGAGCCTGGTGACTGTGCTCCCCAACCACACACTAGAGCTCAGTTGCACAGGAGGATCGAGGAGCTTAAGGTATGGGATTCGATTTAATTCTCaaaaaatgtgttattaattgctcacaaacgaaaaaaactcgacttcaatttacgtaaacaaaatcaaaataattttacttttgccCATTGCCCCAAAACTCCTTCGAATCGTTACTttacgaattaaaattttaactgtcGTTAAATGTGaagttaccaccgattcggattGTTGACTCTGTAGAGAAGAattgataagtaatacaacgtaggcaaaAAAATTGCcaattaaatatgcatttttaAACGGGACTAAATGGCAAGCACCGCTTTTGattgaaaaaagaatcatcaatatTGGTAGggagccagtaaaaagttatcagGTAACTCACATAATAATACAATCAAAGTGAGAACTTTAGccatttttgaaatcggttaaaatatattattaatttagtattaaaatatagacaTTGCATTCTTTTCTTTGAAAATGtgccttaaaattttaatgccgATTTAATAGTATTTGTTGTTGCGATTGGAAGTGTTGATTACTCTAGATTTCCATGTTGATATCATAGTTTAACAGAATTTTATGACgctttattgtattaaatgtttactttaaaacaatatatttgaacACAAAAAAGAACATCAAAAACataattctaaaatattgcATGCTTCTGCGATATTAAGAGATGAATtcgcataaaaataatttctcgCAGTAAATACATTTCTCTTTTTGAAAGTTGAATTAAAAGTAAAGGAAATAACTTCGTAGCGAAGCTAATGTTACTCGGTGGTATTGATAATACAAAATCGCCGCCGGGTCGGAAAAGAAAATACTTAAAAACCTGATAACAACCAGCTAAAGAAAGTATGGGAAATGAACCTGCGTTCTTTGAACATTaggaatttcataaaatacttgtCCTAGAAAATATCTGCTTCACACTTATGAGAAATGATTGTGAAACATATAGATATTTCTCATCGCTTAGTATTTGTATTATAGGCTTATTCACGTTTAAGATATTTTCAAGGACTTCAAAAAAAGCGTGCTTTCCTCCTGAATAATTTATGTGTTAATTTATGGTTTCCATTTGCGAACATAAAAACAATACCGATTCTGTTCTCAATGAAATAATTGAGgatatttaattgattacaGGTAATGTTTCTAACCCAAATAAattggtaataaaatattttcgtgtCAACAGGAGCGCCTTTCCCGCCTCTTAGAATGCAAGGTGTCAATGCTGAAACTGACAGTGTCCGTGAGACGCGCGTTAGGAGAGATGGAGTCAGATGACAGCGGTCTAACTGGAGACTTGACAGCGTTACTGGCTGCTTGGGATGACGCCCATCAacggtaattaaaaaatatatgtaacatGTACTTTGATTgtacaataagaaaaaaaaaattaaaaaaagaatgggCACAAAGTGGACTTATTGCTACCAAAACGAACTTTTCCCACCTTTTCacaaacgtaataaaaataaaattgagaaCACTTTTTTcctacttttttattacattttattctaTAAGGTTATATCTATGTAATGACATGTAAAGTTAGTTTTTCACTttgtaacatttaattttagttcATTATACGTAAAACTGCCTTTCGTGTTCTAGTCCAATTAAGAACAATCAATTATACAATTAGGAATTAGGCTCATTTAGACCGTTTGTGTGGAAATGAGATCATTAAGAGTTTAAAATTTACTGTTTAACTTCTTTTGGTTTAACGTTCTTCACATGTAATTATcgtttaaatttctttttggCCATGTTGTTTAGCCGTGATAATTAATACGCTACAATGTTTCTCGATAAGCACTGTCTTAACATCTTGACTGTCTaaagcaaaattataatttttatctggaCTCGTATCAAACGTATAACTTCTTCTGTTTTATTAAAGCAACAAATAGAAACAATAAgcatgtattttaataaataacagaaCAAGGAAACTTTAGGAAGCCGGAAACAAACACGTTTTCTAATTTGTATTTGCAATATAATTATCCGTTATTAGATAACAATCCTATCTTATTTTCGATCAGCACATCTAACGAGCTACTCTCGCTGGAGAAGGCGGTTTGTGCGTGGGCGGAATGGGAAAGTGCACTGAGGGAGTTGCAAGGCGCTCTCAGAGGCGATCTCGCGACTTTGCAAGCGTTGCGCGATCGTGGCGCGGCTCTGGCTGATCATGCGGAACTTGCGGCTCATGTACGCCAGTTGGCTGCTTCTCTTCTCGATAAGAAAAAGGTAACacaaatttacattacatttagaattttttcatataaattggtTTTATTGTACTTTGACATAAAACtaggaaaattttatttgtactgaAAGTATAGACTGTTTGTGCATTTTTATGTATTCTAAGAGTTCGatgctaaatttaaatttattttcaaaccaagtaaataaaataattcaatgttCATTTATGATATTTAGAGAGAAACGACtttcatttgaataaaacaTACCAAATGTGCCACGGGCatgtaaaaaatctaataaaccgcgataaaatccgaaaaacttGTTTCTTAAGTCTTATAAACCAAAAGTTTTTGTCTGAATCATATCAAGAAAATGTGTGTTTGTTCCTTAGGGTGGGTCGACATGCGACTCATTATCGGATTCTGGTATTTCTGACGGGGACAGTGAAGGCGCAGGAACGCGGGCTCGGAGACTGGGAGCTCTAAGAGAGCTGGCTCGTCGCTTGCAAGCGGCGCTTGCACCCAACTCGCCTGCTCATCGGGCCATTGCTAAGGTTAGATTACTATTTCATTATTAGTATtactataattttcatttactctcgtagtaattatttgtttattttaatacaaacgtATACAACAAAGTAATATTGAGTTCTGTTTAGTAAAATTGTGTGTACTCATATTCTAAAATGGTCTGCTCTGCAAATGTCTTAGTTTTATACTAAACTTTATATGTGAATttcacctaattttttttttagcgtATGGAACAAACTGAAAATGAAGTGAAAACTTTGCAAGAATCTTGCCGTGCATTAGTTGAACAGAACATTCCTGACTTCAAAATCGACGAAGTCTCGTAAGTTACAGTAAACTTTACCATCAATATTATGTCATAACTTAAATCTGAAGCTAAAATTTAGTTaagtttaaattcaaatttcgctctaaattttttatttttttctagacGGGATCACGCTATCGCCATTTCAAGCAATAAAACTGGTGCTGGTGACCCTGATTACAATCCACGTAGCGGCTGGGTATGGCGCGTACTTCGTTCCTCCATTCCCATACAACTTTGCCTCGTGGCCTTACTCCTGGCAGCCTGGCTGGTAGAGCGACCAAGGTGTTGCGACGCCTTAAACTCGCTAGCTCAAACATTAACACCACAGTTGCGCTACGTACGCGGACCGCCGCCTGTCTGAACGCGCCTTTACAACTCACGTGTTAAGTGACAGCTGTCAATGTggcatattttaatttgacgTGTGTCAATGTGACATATCAGTATTGCCACGTGTAAAAAGATCTATAGGACAATTTATGTCCTAGTTACATTTCACGTAGTATTACGCTACTCGAATAGGTAGTTTGGTTACATGTTGATGAATTGCAATAGCAATAATTTGTCCTACCTTGTAGCATTGTTTGTAATAGCTAGTTTTATCTACATATCGAACTAGGAGTTGTAGAAACTAGGGTAACATCTATGAATGTCTATCGTATGGAGACGTCtgcaaaaatgtttttgtatatgACTACATTTAACATTTAGAAAGGAATAAcggtttataaaaaaactataaaaataaacggagaaatagatatatttctactaaaaaatatttcttccgattatttaaaaaaaaattatattacctaTAATCAAAAAAGGTAGAAAGAAAATAGATAGATAAAGATAGCTAGCTATTTAGCTATTACTTGTGTGGAACGAATAAGGAACGCAATATTGACTTTATTGCAAGTCTTATTTTTAAGGTTGTGACACCTAGAACATCCCATTTTAGTAAATTGtactaatgttttattttatttttgtcgattAGTACTTTTTCTATTATAAACGATGGTGCGGTTGTTTATGTTATTAGCATTTGGTTATTTAATAACGATACAAGGTGGTGAAGCTGTTTTATTAAAAGCTCACGTTGCATGACAGAAGGAAATCAATGACTAAGTTGATtgttagaataaaaaataagtttttctgTTCTAACGTTTTTGGAATGTGGTTTTGTAAGCTCTATAATTAATAGACTAATATATATTATCCACTCTCTATGGAGTTTAGAGTAAGTACGATTATTTCCTGCATTTTATTAGGACCATACTTAACATTAGGAACCACGGATTGCTCATAGCAAgagttcaaataaattaaaagagaaAGTGTTCGAAAGCCAATCATCTGTATCAGATGAAGTTCAAATTAGCTTTCATTAGTAATAATTTACTAACATAAACATACgttattaaattgtatgtaaTACCTATTTTAGTACAAGTAACATGTAACTTAGGTATGTGTGACATTTGCGCTAAGAGTGACAGATTTTCGAGTACCTTTCATATTCTTATAAGTTTACTCAATTCTATCGATAACATCGATATACTTCTAATGGCCATTACTAAAACTGAGCGGGTTCTATAAATTTATAGTTGCCTTAAACacacataacattttataacaatttatattatatataataaaactttatagtaTGTGCTTAGTAAAActacgttaataataattttgtagaagttttacatttatatctatatatataaaaatataaacacaaaatataaatatatatgaaaatactatttaactatatatatgtGGCCTTatctaaaatacaatatacatatatatcatattttaagactgataaaattataaagctaTGACAttgcttttataaaatatttataaacagaaatattttcgaatattttatttatattaattgacattttatttatatattttttttaaataaatgacaatTTAATTCTATTGAATCAATCTATGTTGCAAGTAATGACAGCAAATTGTTTGCGGAATATACTTTTATtgttcaatttagtttttaatattcttttttttaaattgtcctTAAAATAAATTGCTCTGACGTTACAATTCAGCATTTCtatgttgtttttaatataattttgataaataaacattttaatacaactataattttgaaataatcttTATCTTGAATTCcgtattgtttttggttttgtcgaattgtattaaaattaatcaaaatttctttcttttaatttcaGAAGTGCATGTTATGTTAAAAGTATCTGTATTAAGTTTTCTTCTACTATAAGTGTATCAATTATGCCTGTacggtaaaattaataaataaaatattttttgttattaatattaatattattagtaaatagttaatattttaaaattaattttgccgtattatataaattaataaaacaaaaattaaaataatagcaacatcttattaaatataagttttccCGCCAAATAAATGTTATTCAAACTCCTTTCAATGTaagagttaaaaatatttaaagtaaataattactttaacatGATTTTTTCATCGCTTTTAGAGGTCAAATTGAATTTCATTATTCCTcttgtcaaaaatttacaagcaatatttgtaatgaaacaaaagttttataaataaaataaaaattactcaagaatatttcaaacattaaaaataaattgtaaaaatacgtGTGAACGCAtgcaaaataaagttttttttttctattttattgttGCTTTGTAAGAAAGCAAAACGTTTTATGGTCAATTTCTGACaatctttatatttaatgtaagacTGTGTGTCTACATTGTGTCATATCCTATAACATTCTTAATTTAGATTTGTGTAAGTTAATTTACGAGACATGCTACTGttgcatttaaatttttgttttaaaggaAGGGAGCATAATATAGGTTGCATAACATCGTGTTGGCTTTATGAattggaaataaaaaaggtttaataaaaatatgtgtttctttttattttaattagaggTCACCcaaaggtcgaaattcgaccataattaaaaatttaagttaaagaaaaccaaaactGATAATACTAGACTATACTGataataaagaacctttttttaaattttacattttgactgcagactgacaatcaacaaaagatatatataatatatttttttgatttaatatatttttatgcataatttaaaaaaaatatttgcattctgcactccttttaataaactataagtccgcacaattttcgtaaaaaagggtacaaagtttttgcttcacttattaaatatatagataatatgccttattattattataaacccATTAACCTGCaactatagtttatttttataattatgatcaCCGCAGGAATTTCAGCTAGTGGGTCTTGCCATGATACCTCCGTTCAGCACATAAAGGCTCCTTTGTTACtttaactaataattataaactaatCCTAAAAATCCTTACTTTTGTAGGtaaattataactaatatatatgtttaaccgacatcaaaaaaggaggaggttactcaattcgaccgtatatatatatatatatatatatcttaatatatataaatctcgtgtcacaatgtttgtcctcaatggactcctaaactacttaaccgattttagtcaaatttgcacaccgtgtgcagtttgatccaacttaaaagataggctatattttattttgatatattatgttattattatatttcagaaaaaaataaggtgatacgaagttcgccaggtcagctagtatatatatatatatatatatatacagggtgtcccagaaaTCAACGTCAAGCCGGCAATGAGCGATAGGCCAATTGATGGTGGTtatcagaaaaataagaaaaaaaatatttatgaataatttaaaaaaataatggctttttaaaaaaaaatcgagaaattGACATCCTGTGACAGTCTTTCAAACTTTGTGACTAGAAACCTTGactatgctttgtttttttttgtgtaacgggtccctgaataactgttttattaattgtaatctaaaattaatacaaaactgcctcagctttagaaaaacaccattttattgcgcaaccattacgcaaaaaagataacaacatctatctttatgtgactgtcttgtaaaaaaaatgtactacgctCTTTTGGCAAGTGGCTTTAAAAGATGGCGCATTTAGTCTGGATTCTAAAATGGTATTACATTTAGTAGTTTACACTTATAATTCggtaggaaaaaaatgtaaaccaaatgaaagttaattatttttatatcactcaaattgctatggaccgcgtttgagtacgaatgctataatatagtgACCCTATTGTGCCGTGTGTGAGCGAGACAGACAGTCCCAACCAAGTGACTAGTGAGGGAAGACCGAATACTTCTAATGAAGACATGGTCTTGCAAGAAGTCAGTTACGACCCGAGTACCTCAGTCCGTTTAATTGAAGCAAGGACGGGGGTGTCAAAAAGTACAGCACACCGAATTTTAAAGAGAAACGAGTTTCACCCGTACCATGTACAACGAGTACAAAGTCTCCTGCCCCAGGATTACCCTGCAAGGCTTGCATTTTGTCAAACGATGTTGCAAAAGTATAGGGAAGATccgcaatttttaaacaaaattctatGGTCCGATGAATCTACCCTAAAAAGAGACGGATACATGAATCTGCATAATCTGCACGAGTGGCATTTGGAAAATCCACACTTAATGCGAGAAGATCGATCTCAGTAtcgctttaaaataaatatgtggaCCGGCATCttaaatggaaaaattattGGGCCATTCGAGTTACCAGAAAATTTGACCGGCGAGGTTTATCTGGATTTTATAGAAAACCATTTACCAAATTTACTGGAAGACGTCTTACTTGACATTTACCGAAGCATTTGGTTTCAACAAGATGGCTGCCCAGCACATTATACTCGCTCAGTCAGAGAATTTCTCGATCTAGAATACCGAGGTAGATGGATAGGACGGTCTGGTCCAATTTCGTGGCCAGCCCGTTCACCGGACTTAAATCCAGTCGACTTCTTTTACTGGGGAAcgttaaaagaaaaagtatattcTAAACCACGTCAAAGTTTAAACGAATTACGAGAAAAAATTGCGGCAGCTGTTGAAGAGATCAACTCGAAAAAGTACGCTCGTCTTGTAAACCGCTCTTTTTTAAGAAGATGTAGGGCTTGCATTTCGGCCGAAGGCAAACAATTCGAACATTTGTTATGAATGAATAAACTTTGATTCCAATaactgaattttatttcaaccgTATTTTTTTTGTCCTAATTTAGGTAACAGTCTTCTAAGTCTAGTGCCACTATCTCGCTCACACACGACACAATAGGGTCACTATATTATAGCATTTGTACTCAAACGCGGTCCATAGCAATtagagtgatataaaaataattaaccttcatttggtttacattttttttctaccgaATGTTAGGTGTAGTCTCCTAAGTGTACTGCCATTTTAGAATCCAGACTAAATGCGCCACCTTTTCACAATACTATGACTGTCTGTCTCGCTCACACACGGCACAATAGGGTcactatattatagcattcgtactcaaacgcggtccatagcaatttgagtgatataaaaataattaactttcatttggtttacatttttttcctaccGAATTATAAGTGTAAACTACTAAATGTAGTACCATTTTAGAATCCAGACTAAATGCGCCATCTTTTAAAGCCACTTGCCAAAAGagcgtagtacattttttttacaagacagtcacataaagatagatgttgttatctttttttgcgtaatggttgcgcaataaaatggtgtttttctaaagctgaggcatttttgtattaattttagattacaattaataaaacagttattcagggacccgttacacaaaaaaaaacaaagcatagtCAAGGTTTCTAGTCACAAAGTTTGAAAGACTGTCACAGGGTGTCaatttctcgattttttttaaaaagccattatttttttaaattattcataaatattttttttcttatttttctgataACCACCATCAATTGGCCTATCGCTCATTGCCGGCTTGACGTTGAtttctgggacaccctgtatatatatatacatccagatacatttttggcgtcaagcacgaactgcgttattacgacgtccctcagttatgcttacattttatatgttttttctgcgaatgttgcttatttttttcattttaaattccgtgggttacatcaatttctttaaatttcttttttgagaatattctgcttacagttgtgcccaaccatttatgaacccctttcatgatacttatgttattgcttcctccatatatccatatagcctcacttaatgcaccgattatttagcgtcctatataagtaatgatgaaatgagtgagaagtaagctgaaatgcgacgttgccagttttctagtaggtgtgatcatctatcgttaacttaagaaataattctattacgctcgttgaaattttaacatgtaacggtcataggaacacctccaatttttcatcttataatAGCTCTCTTAATAAGCtgcaacatatattttatttaggcttttaacattttaattattgacgacgtagcacatcatcagaataataatataataaataattatttatcgttgtgtccatttgttataagtattctttgactcaaagaataataataaataatgttcccttatcctgccacggatactttctgtacattgaagatatttaaaaagtgatacggtctatgaatacaggttactgaatcgagcaatttttttatatgtttgtatgtgtcgttgtgtcttcatcacgccaaaacagctaaacggatttcaagtaattttagaacatgGGTAACTGGGTATCCAAGAATAcgaggatattattttttcttcttcgctgacgaatcttataggttaattaagtt encodes:
- the LOC123664107 gene encoding uncharacterized protein LOC123664107, coding for MSKMSLSVATSNNNNDEIAVSARWSALRAAAIRRGSARRLRREIAALRETLDDICEPGDCAPQPHTRAQLHRRIEELKERLSRLLECKVSMLKLTVSVRRALGEMESDDSGLTGDLTALLAAWDDAHQRTSNELLSLEKAVCAWAEWESALRELQGALRGDLATLQALRDRGAALADHAELAAHVRQLAASLLDKKKGGSTCDSLSDSGISDGDSEGAGTRARRLGALRELARRLQAALAPNSPAHRAIAKRMEQTENEVKTLQESCRALVEQNIPDFKIDEVSRDHAIAISSNKTGAGDPDYNPRSGWVWRVLRSSIPIQLCLVALLLAAWLVERPRCCDALNSLAQTLTPQLRYVRGPPPV